One stretch of Erpetoichthys calabaricus chromosome 14, fErpCal1.3, whole genome shotgun sequence DNA includes these proteins:
- the LOC114664394 gene encoding interferon a3-like, with the protein MVSTKTLVVAALVLSLCYSCSGSKDTCKWIQQMQFVYTSRRTLMTLTDMESAVSALKMNLPIPHKVYRIHKHSLTGDSVLLVFNAIRNISAIFRGHVTATPCKNVSELMSALHREMKELKDCMKEMNYAENRQTTEWKSLEVYFQKMDDYLKRENYTSDAWHAVCSQVQDHLQRIDHLMAHISKRMN; encoded by the exons ATGGTATCAACAAAGACTCTCGTCGTCGCAGCCCTCGTACTGTCGCTCTGCTACTCGTGCAGCGGCTCGAAGGACACCTGTAAGTGGATACAACAGATGCAGTTCGTGTACACCAGCCGGAGAACTCTAATGACGTTGACAGATATG gaAAGTGCCGTTTCTGCGCTCAAAATGAATCTGCCAATTCCACACAAAGTCTACAGAATTCATAAGCATTCTTTG acTGGCGACAGTGTCTTGTTGGTGTTCAATGCCATCCGCAACATCAGCGCGATTTTCCGAGGACACGTGACCGCGACCCCTTGTAAGAACGTCTCTGAGCTGATGAGCGCCCTCCATCGGGAGATGAAGGAGCTAAAGGACTGT ATGAAGGAAATGAATTACGCGGAAAACAGGCAGACAACCGAGTGGAAGTCGCTGGAGGTCTATTTTCAGAAAATGGACGATTATTTGAAACGAGAG aattatacCTCCGATGCCTGGCATGCCGTGTGCTCTCAAGTTCAAGACCACTTACAGAGGATCGACCACCTCATGGCCCACATCAGCAAGAGAATGAACTAG